One Thiobacillus sp. genomic region harbors:
- the lysA gene encoding diaminopimelate decarboxylase — MNHLTRRSGLLHVEDVPLDAIASQFGTPCYVYSRAALEEAYRAYDQALTAHPHLICYAVKANSSLAILNVFARLGAGFDIVSGGELARVLAAGGDAGKVVFSGVGKKEEEMRVALEAGIHCFNVESESELARLNRVAGEMGRVAPISLRVNPNVDAKTHPYISTGLKENKFGIAHEQAQRVYQEAAAMAHLSLVGIDCHIGSQLVDVSPFGEALDKVLELVAALSAKGIRLEHIDIGGGVGIRYRDESPIARDAYAEVLLSRMAGRNETLVIEPGRSLVGNAGWLLTKVEYLKHGEARDFAIVDAAMNDLMRPSLYDAWHDIVPVQERQGTPRNYSIVGPVCESGDFLGHDRDMILAEGDLLAVCSAGAYGMTMSSNYNTRPRAAEVMVLGCKAHEIRAREKVTDLFEQERVVP; from the coding sequence ATGAATCACCTCACCCGTCGGAGCGGCCTGCTCCACGTGGAGGATGTGCCTCTGGATGCCATCGCCAGCCAGTTCGGCACGCCCTGCTACGTCTATTCCCGCGCAGCCCTGGAAGAGGCCTACCGGGCCTACGACCAAGCCCTGACGGCCCATCCCCACCTCATCTGCTACGCAGTGAAGGCCAACTCCAGCCTGGCGATCCTGAACGTGTTCGCCCGCCTGGGGGCAGGCTTCGACATCGTCTCCGGCGGTGAACTCGCCCGGGTGCTGGCGGCGGGAGGCGACGCCGGCAAGGTGGTGTTCTCCGGCGTGGGCAAGAAGGAGGAGGAGATGCGTGTCGCCCTGGAGGCGGGCATCCACTGCTTTAACGTGGAATCGGAAAGCGAACTGGCACGGCTCAACCGCGTGGCGGGAGAGATGGGACGAGTCGCTCCCATCAGCCTGCGCGTGAATCCCAACGTGGACGCCAAGACCCATCCCTACATCTCCACCGGCCTCAAGGAGAACAAGTTCGGCATTGCCCACGAACAGGCTCAGCGGGTCTACCAGGAAGCCGCGGCCATGGCCCACCTGAGCCTGGTCGGCATCGACTGCCACATCGGTTCTCAACTGGTGGACGTGTCGCCCTTCGGCGAAGCCCTGGACAAGGTGCTGGAACTGGTGGCCGCGCTGAGCGCGAAGGGCATCCGGCTGGAGCACATCGACATCGGCGGTGGTGTAGGCATCCGCTATCGGGATGAGTCACCCATCGCCAGGGATGCCTACGCTGAGGTGTTGCTGTCGCGCATGGCGGGACGCAACGAAACACTCGTCATCGAACCAGGTCGCTCGCTGGTGGGCAACGCGGGATGGCTGCTGACCAAGGTGGAATATCTCAAACACGGCGAGGCCAGGGACTTCGCCATCGTCGATGCCGCGATGAATGATCTCATGCGGCCCTCCCTGTATGACGCGTGGCATGACATCGTGCCCGTGCAGGAGCGGCAGGGCACCCCGCGCAACTACAGCATCGTCGGGCCAGTGTGCGAGAGCGGTGATTTTCTCGGCCATGATCGCGACATGATCCTCGCGGAAGGAGACCTGCTCGCTGTCTGCTCCGCGGGGGCTTATGGCATGACCATGAGCTCCAACTACAACACTAGGCCACGTGCCGCGGAAGTCATGGTGTTGGGCTGCAAGGCGCATGAAATCAGGGCTCGCGAAAAGGTGACAGATTTATTCGAACAGGAACGTGTGGTGCCCTAG
- the cyaY gene encoding iron donor protein CyaY, translated as MTESEYTRLADNTLRGVEHALEAVDDDLDFELAPGGILEVEFENGSKIIINKQSATQEIWVAAKSGGYHYRWDGSAWRDTRSGEELFAALSAFASAQAGRDIQLQA; from the coding sequence ATGACCGAGAGTGAATACACCCGCTTGGCCGACAATACCCTGCGCGGGGTCGAACACGCCCTGGAGGCGGTGGATGACGACCTGGATTTCGAACTGGCTCCCGGCGGCATCCTGGAGGTGGAGTTCGAAAATGGCAGCAAGATCATCATCAACAAGCAGTCTGCCACCCAGGAAATCTGGGTGGCCGCCAAGAGCGGCGGCTACCACTACCGCTGGGACGGCAGCGCCTGGCGGGATACGCGCAGCGGAGAGGAACTGTTCGCCGCCCTGTCTGCCTTCGCCTCTGCACAGGCGGGCAGGGACATCCAGCTACAGGCGTGA
- the argH gene encoding argininosuccinate lyase has product MSQNEKQHDAKTWSGRFTEPVSERVKRYTASIPFDWRLAPFDIQGSLAHAAMLHKAGVLTGQDLEDIRRGLGEILAAFEAGDFPWTLDDEDVHFTIERALTRKVGDAGKRLHTGRSRNDQVATDIRLWLRDAIDRILTLLRNARTALLDQAEQHADTVMPGFTHLQAAQPVTFGHHLMAWHEMLVRDSERLADCRRRVNRLPLGAAALAGTSFPIDRGFVAHQLGFEAVCENSLDAVSDRDFAIEFLAAAALVMTHLSRMSEELVLWMTPRFGFIDLPDRFCTGSSIMPQKKNPDVPELMRGKTGRMNGHLVALLTLMKGQPLAYNKDNQEDKEPLFDAVDTLVDSLAIFAEMVPGIRVKAEAMRRAAIEGFATATDLADYLVKKGLPFREAHEAVARAVRAAEERGCDLADLPLSELQSFSPLVGEDVYGVLTLEGSLAARDHIGGTAPNQVRAAVVRARSRL; this is encoded by the coding sequence ATGAGCCAAAACGAAAAGCAGCACGATGCGAAAACCTGGTCCGGACGCTTCACCGAGCCGGTGTCGGAACGGGTGAAGCGCTATACCGCGTCCATCCCCTTCGACTGGCGCCTGGCCCCCTTCGACATCCAGGGCTCCCTGGCCCACGCGGCCATGCTGCACAAGGCGGGAGTGCTGACGGGCCAGGACCTGGAAGACATCCGCCGGGGCCTGGGCGAGATTCTGGCAGCCTTCGAGGCGGGCGACTTTCCCTGGACCCTGGACGACGAGGATGTGCACTTCACCATCGAGCGGGCCCTGACCCGCAAGGTGGGGGATGCGGGCAAGCGCCTGCATACGGGGCGTTCCCGCAACGACCAGGTGGCCACGGACATCCGCCTGTGGCTGAGGGACGCCATCGACCGCATCCTGACCTTGCTGAGGAATGCGCGCACGGCCCTGCTGGATCAGGCGGAGCAGCATGCGGACACGGTGATGCCCGGTTTCACCCACCTCCAGGCCGCCCAGCCGGTGACCTTCGGCCACCACCTCATGGCCTGGCACGAGATGCTGGTGCGGGACAGCGAACGCCTCGCGGATTGCCGTCGCCGCGTTAACCGCCTGCCCTTGGGTGCCGCTGCCTTGGCGGGCACCAGCTTTCCCATTGACCGGGGGTTCGTGGCGCATCAACTGGGTTTCGAGGCGGTGTGCGAGAACTCCCTGGACGCTGTGTCGGACCGGGATTTCGCCATCGAATTCCTTGCCGCGGCCGCCCTCGTCATGACCCATCTGTCGCGCATGTCCGAGGAACTGGTGCTGTGGATGACGCCCCGCTTCGGCTTCATCGACCTGCCAGACCGCTTCTGCACCGGTTCATCCATCATGCCCCAGAAAAAGAACCCGGACGTGCCCGAGCTCATGCGCGGCAAGACGGGGCGCATGAACGGTCACCTGGTGGCCCTGCTGACTTTGATGAAGGGCCAGCCCCTGGCCTACAACAAGGACAACCAGGAGGACAAGGAGCCCCTGTTCGACGCCGTGGACACCCTGGTGGATTCCCTGGCCATATTCGCCGAGATGGTGCCGGGCATCCGCGTGAAGGCGGAGGCCATGCGGCGCGCCGCCATTGAAGGCTTCGCCACCGCCACGGACCTGGCGGACTATCTGGTGAAGAAGGGGCTGCCCTTCCGCGAGGCCCACGAGGCCGTGGCCCGGGCCGTGCGGGCGGCGGAGGAACGGGGCTGCGACCTGGCGGATCTGCCCCTGTCCGAGTTGCAGTCTTTTTCGCCCCTGGTGGGTGAGGACGTGTACGGCGTGTTGACCCTGGAGGGATCGCTGGCGGCGCGAGACCACATCGGCGGTACCGCCCCCAACCAGGTCAGGGCCGCCGTGGTCCGCGCCCGCTCACGCCTGTAG
- a CDS encoding response regulator transcription factor: MSDPLRLILADDEPVARERLKALLADLAGELPVEVVAEAATGEAALAKCATVLADVILMDINMPGITGLDAARHIAALPHPPAVIFVTAHEEHALRAFDLRAVDYLLKPVRLNRLKEALSRVPRRAPAASRSHMTAQERGRVWQIPVADVLYLRAEQRYVTARTREREYLLDESLVKLEEEFSEAFLRIHRNCLVARQHVLGFKRIHDAEGGHWVTLLRDWPEQLPVSRRQAHVVKDFDPG, translated from the coding sequence GTGAGTGATCCCCTGCGCCTCATCCTGGCGGATGACGAGCCCGTTGCCCGGGAGCGCCTCAAGGCCCTGCTGGCGGACCTGGCGGGTGAACTTCCCGTGGAGGTGGTGGCAGAAGCCGCCACCGGGGAAGCCGCCCTGGCCAAGTGCGCCACGGTGCTGGCCGATGTCATCCTGATGGACATCAACATGCCAGGCATCACCGGCCTGGACGCGGCCCGGCACATAGCCGCCCTGCCCCATCCTCCCGCCGTCATCTTCGTCACGGCCCATGAGGAACACGCCCTGCGGGCTTTTGATCTGCGGGCGGTGGACTATCTGTTGAAGCCCGTGCGGCTGAATCGTCTGAAGGAGGCGCTATCCCGGGTGCCACGCCGTGCCCCCGCAGCCAGCCGCAGCCACATGACTGCCCAGGAACGGGGCCGCGTGTGGCAGATCCCAGTGGCGGACGTGCTCTATCTGCGGGCCGAGCAGCGCTACGTCACGGCCCGCACTCGGGAGCGGGAATACCTGCTGGACGAGTCCCTGGTCAAGCTGGAAGAAGAGTTTTCCGAGGCCTTCCTGCGCATCCACCGTAACTGCCTTGTGGCCCGCCAGCACGTGCTGGGCTTCAAGCGCATCCATGATGCCGAAGGGGGGCACTGGGTCACTCTGCTGCGGGACTGGCCTGAACAACTGCCCGTCTCCCGGCGCCAGGCCCACGTGGTCAAGGACTTCGACCCGGGTTAG
- a CDS encoding thioredoxin fold domain-containing protein, whose translation MKQRLVFLSAIVAWALATPFQPAWAEEGVPYARNLQKDGRLADRKNGVVLVMFSGEYCGYCEQVLNEFLIPMSRNPDYQNKLVMRRVDNTGFTTVKDFDGTVDDHRKFSSEQGIRMVPTVVLFDKNGRQLGKPLVGLTTVDYYGYYLDQAIDAALAKVRGGSTTLR comes from the coding sequence ATGAAACAAAGACTTGTATTTCTGTCGGCGATTGTAGCATGGGCCTTGGCCACCCCCTTCCAGCCCGCATGGGCTGAGGAAGGCGTGCCCTATGCGCGCAACCTGCAGAAGGACGGCAGGCTGGCGGACAGGAAGAACGGCGTCGTGCTGGTGATGTTCTCCGGCGAATACTGCGGCTACTGCGAGCAGGTGCTGAACGAGTTCCTCATCCCCATGAGCCGCAACCCGGACTACCAGAACAAGCTGGTGATGCGCCGGGTGGACAACACGGGCTTCACCACGGTGAAGGACTTTGACGGTACGGTGGACGACCACCGCAAGTTCAGCAGCGAGCAGGGCATCCGCATGGTGCCCACCGTGGTGCTGTTCGACAAGAACGGCAGGCAGTTGGGCAAGCCCCTGGTGGGGCTTACCACCGTGGATTACTACGGCTACTACCTGGACCAGGCCATCGACGCCGCCCTGGCCAAGGTCAGGGGCGGCAGCACCACCTTGCGCTAA
- the hemC gene encoding hydroxymethylbilane synthase, translating into MNNKIVIATRESQLALWQAEHVKARLMALHPGLEVELLGMTTQGDQILDSPLSRIGGKGLFVKELEVAMAEGRADLAVHSIKDVPMDLPEGFELTAISQREDPRDAFVSNAYARLADLPDGARVGTSSLRRQAQLRAHFPHLVIDTLRGNVNTRLRKLDEGQYDAIILAAAGLKRLGFQDRIRAEIPPEESLPAVGQGALGIEIRSGRPDIAALLAPLNDPETAACVRAERAMSRRLQGGCQAPIGGFAQIRDGRIHLRSFVADLEGIRFYRSETSGAMDDPEAVGLAAAQDLISQGADTLLAEIIHRNP; encoded by the coding sequence ATGAACAATAAGATCGTCATCGCCACCCGGGAGAGCCAACTCGCCCTCTGGCAAGCGGAACACGTCAAAGCCCGCCTCATGGCCCTGCACCCCGGCCTGGAGGTGGAACTGCTGGGCATGACCACCCAGGGGGACCAGATCCTGGACTCCCCCCTGTCCCGCATCGGCGGCAAGGGGCTGTTCGTGAAGGAACTGGAAGTAGCCATGGCGGAAGGCCGTGCCGACCTGGCCGTGCACTCCATCAAGGACGTGCCCATGGACCTGCCAGAGGGCTTCGAGCTTACCGCCATCTCCCAGCGGGAAGATCCACGGGACGCCTTTGTCTCCAACGCCTACGCCCGCCTGGCCGACCTGCCCGACGGCGCCAGGGTGGGCACCTCCAGCCTGCGTCGCCAGGCCCAGCTTCGCGCCCACTTCCCCCACCTGGTGATCGACACCTTGCGGGGCAACGTGAACACCCGCCTGCGCAAGCTGGACGAGGGCCAGTACGATGCCATCATCCTGGCCGCCGCAGGCCTCAAGCGCCTTGGCTTCCAGGACCGCATCCGTGCAGAGATCCCGCCAGAGGAAAGCCTGCCGGCGGTGGGCCAGGGCGCCCTGGGCATTGAGATCCGCAGCGGCCGACCGGATATCGCCGCCCTGCTGGCTCCCTTGAATGACCCCGAGACCGCAGCCTGCGTGCGGGCCGAGCGCGCCATGAGCCGCCGGCTCCAGGGCGGCTGCCAGGCCCCCATCGGCGGCTTCGCGCAAATAAGGGATGGACGGATTCATCTGCGATCCTTCGTCGCCGACCTGGAGGGCATCCGCTTCTACCGCAGCGAAACCTCGGGCGCCATGGACGACCCCGAGGCGGTGGGCCTGGCCGCGGCTCAGGACCTGATCAGCCAAGGCGCGGATACCCTGCTGGCGGAAATCATCCACCGCAACCCATGA
- a CDS encoding uroporphyrinogen-III synthase, protein MTPSSRSPGRPKNDLASTGGGPGTDPSEVPLAGLGVLVTRPREQAAGLVRRLEQLGARPILFPALAILPPSDPAPLQELLARLDRFDLAIFISPTAAQRGLAAVKTCCSWPKGLAMAAIGQGTAQALGALGFTQILEPDDGADSEHLLSLPELQQVSSRHVVIFRGEGGRETLAEALRARGAQVAYAECYRRGMPEMANTSSILESFRTGDIQAVTAYSSETLDNLWQLLGDAGRPFLMKTPLFVPHPRIASHAKALGVLTAIAPLPPGAELTASLVEYFTHD, encoded by the coding sequence ATGACCCCCTCGAGTCGTTCACCGGGCCGCCCCAAGAACGACTTGGCCTCCACGGGGGGTGGCCCGGGGACAGACCCTTCCGAAGTTCCTCTGGCGGGTCTCGGCGTCCTGGTCACACGACCCCGGGAACAGGCTGCCGGCCTGGTACGAAGACTTGAGCAACTGGGGGCCCGCCCGATACTCTTCCCCGCCCTGGCGATCCTGCCCCCCAGCGATCCGGCCCCGCTGCAGGAACTCCTCGCCCGCCTGGACCGCTTCGACCTGGCCATCTTCATCAGCCCCACTGCCGCCCAGCGGGGCTTGGCGGCTGTCAAGACTTGCTGCTCCTGGCCTAAGGGACTGGCCATGGCCGCCATAGGGCAAGGTACGGCCCAGGCCCTGGGCGCCCTGGGTTTCACTCAAATCCTGGAACCGGATGACGGCGCCGACAGCGAGCATCTGCTGTCCCTGCCAGAGTTGCAGCAGGTATCCAGCCGGCATGTCGTCATCTTTCGCGGCGAGGGCGGCCGGGAGACCCTGGCCGAGGCCCTGCGGGCGCGGGGTGCCCAGGTAGCCTACGCCGAGTGCTACCGCAGGGGTATGCCGGAAATGGCGAACACATCCTCCATCCTGGAGTCCTTCAGGACCGGCGATATACAGGCAGTCACCGCCTACAGCAGCGAGACCCTGGACAATCTGTGGCAACTCCTCGGCGACGCCGGCCGGCCTTTCCTGATGAAGACGCCCTTGTTCGTTCCTCATCCGCGCATCGCGAGCCACGCCAAGGCGCTTGGAGTTCTGACGGCGATCGCCCCCCTGCCCCCCGGGGCAGAACTCACAGCCAGCCTTGTGGAATACTTCACCCATGACTGA
- a CDS encoding uroporphyrinogen-III C-methyltransferase, whose amino-acid sequence MTEEPILTSPPTSPTGKPASRHGWIAPTALVLALVAVAGAVAVGWQGYTQMRSLEVQLARRIGEFDTASRDARAAAKAANEALADLQNRLMTLENLAQETQNQQVALNAMYQELADSADERVVADIEQTLLLAQQQLQMAGNVKAALIGLEAANDRLVKLAKPQFAPLRQTILQDMERLKLLPAADIDGVSARLEALMQAVDNLKTEADSEPAPPAAAPPRSGTLDTLGAFSRDAWNEIKGMLRIRRLDHPELPLLTPAQSYFLHQNLKMRLLSARLAMIQRDEATFRGDLGQARAWVERHFSRHDPATQAFLASVGDLLQAPVALKDAQIKASLKAVQAVRGGKE is encoded by the coding sequence ATGACTGAAGAACCCATCCTCACCTCACCGCCCACTTCCCCCACTGGAAAGCCCGCCAGCCGTCACGGCTGGATCGCCCCCACCGCTTTGGTGCTGGCCCTGGTGGCCGTGGCGGGCGCCGTGGCGGTGGGCTGGCAGGGTTACACCCAGATGCGCTCCCTGGAGGTGCAGCTGGCCCGGCGCATCGGCGAGTTCGATACCGCCAGCCGGGACGCCCGGGCCGCGGCCAAGGCCGCCAACGAGGCCCTGGCTGACCTGCAGAACCGTCTCATGACCTTGGAGAACCTGGCCCAGGAAACCCAGAACCAGCAGGTGGCCCTGAACGCCATGTACCAGGAGCTGGCCGACAGCGCCGACGAGCGGGTGGTGGCAGACATCGAGCAGACCCTGCTGTTGGCCCAGCAGCAGTTGCAGATGGCCGGCAACGTCAAGGCCGCCCTGATCGGCCTGGAAGCGGCCAACGACCGTCTGGTGAAACTGGCCAAGCCCCAGTTCGCTCCCCTGCGCCAAACCATCCTGCAGGACATGGAACGGCTGAAACTGTTGCCTGCAGCGGACATAGACGGTGTGAGCGCGCGCCTGGAGGCCCTCATGCAGGCCGTGGACAACCTGAAGACCGAGGCGGACAGCGAGCCCGCGCCGCCCGCCGCCGCGCCCCCTCGAAGCGGTACCCTGGACACCCTGGGCGCCTTCAGCCGGGACGCCTGGAACGAGATCAAGGGCATGTTGCGCATACGCCGCCTGGACCATCCGGAACTGCCCTTGCTGACCCCGGCGCAGAGTTATTTCCTGCACCAGAACCTGAAGATGCGCCTGCTCTCCGCCCGCCTGGCCATGATCCAGCGGGATGAGGCCACCTTCCGCGGCGACCTTGGCCAAGCCCGCGCCTGGGTGGAGCGGCACTTCAGCCGCCACGACCCGGCTACCCAGGCCTTCCTGGCCAGCGTGGGCGACCTGCTCCAGGCCCCCGTGGCCCTGAAGGACGCTCAGATCAAGGCCAGCCTGAAGGCCGTGCAGGCGGTGCGCGGAGGCAAGGAATGA
- a CDS encoding heme biosynthesis protein HemY has protein sequence MRTAFWILTLFALAVAITLIARLDQGYVIVVFPPWRLEMSFLLTVALLAGGFVLASFLLHLARTALRLPEDLRAWRQNRHQTAADHALLDALRAHFAGDERKLRKALKKARDCHAQDLLEKLQLPQSIEDKPKTAEIPGQGITPPPG, from the coding sequence ATGAGGACGGCCTTCTGGATCCTGACCCTGTTCGCCCTCGCGGTGGCCATCACCCTCATTGCCCGGCTGGACCAGGGCTATGTCATCGTCGTGTTTCCACCCTGGCGCCTGGAGATGTCTTTCCTGCTGACGGTGGCCTTGCTGGCGGGCGGCTTCGTGTTGGCGAGTTTTCTGCTGCATCTTGCACGTACCGCCCTGCGTCTACCGGAAGACCTGCGCGCCTGGCGCCAGAACCGCCACCAGACCGCCGCCGATCATGCCCTGCTGGATGCCCTTCGAGCCCACTTCGCCGGCGACGAGCGCAAGCTGCGCAAGGCCTTGAAGAAGGCCCGGGACTGCCACGCCCAGGACCTGCTGGAGAAACTCCAGCTCCCACAGTCCATCGAGGACAAGCCCAAGACCGCTGAAATCCCGGGGCAAGGCATTACACCCCCGCCCGGTTGA
- a CDS encoding CDP-6-deoxy-delta-3,4-glucoseen reductase, protein MLSGAVDYGVHQEGALTAEDKAKGLALFCCAQAQSDLTIEVKEVGAVKDIPVKTLPCRVERMENLAPDVMALWLKLPSNERLQFLPGQYIDFLLKDGTRRSFSLANTPEADALLELHIRHVPGGKFTDHVFNTMKVKDIMRISGPHGSFFLREPADGLAKPVLFLAGGTGFAPIKSILAHAFHHEVDREMVLYWGAKALVDLYEPQVPAGWQQAHKNFSFIPVLSAPAASDNWSGRTGYVHEAVLADFEDLSGYEAYVCGAPAMVDAARKSFSARGLPEDAFFSDSFDFQPST, encoded by the coding sequence GTGCTTTCCGGGGCGGTGGACTACGGCGTGCATCAGGAAGGCGCCCTGACGGCGGAGGACAAGGCCAAGGGCCTGGCCCTGTTCTGCTGTGCCCAGGCCCAGTCCGACCTGACCATCGAGGTGAAGGAAGTGGGGGCTGTGAAGGACATTCCCGTAAAGACCCTGCCCTGCCGCGTGGAGCGCATGGAGAATCTTGCGCCGGACGTGATGGCCCTATGGCTCAAGCTGCCCTCCAACGAGCGGCTCCAGTTCCTGCCAGGCCAGTACATCGATTTTCTGCTCAAGGACGGCACCAGGCGCAGTTTCTCCCTGGCCAACACGCCGGAGGCGGATGCCCTGCTGGAACTCCACATCCGCCATGTGCCCGGCGGCAAGTTCACGGACCACGTGTTCAACACCATGAAGGTGAAGGACATCATGCGCATCTCCGGTCCCCACGGCAGTTTCTTCCTGCGGGAGCCGGCGGACGGCCTGGCCAAGCCCGTTCTCTTCCTGGCAGGCGGCACGGGTTTCGCTCCCATCAAGAGCATCCTGGCCCATGCCTTCCACCATGAGGTGGATCGGGAGATGGTGCTTTACTGGGGCGCCAAGGCCCTGGTGGACCTGTATGAGCCTCAGGTGCCTGCCGGCTGGCAACAGGCCCACAAGAACTTCAGCTTCATCCCCGTGCTGTCCGCCCCGGCGGCGAGCGACAACTGGTCGGGCCGCACGGGCTACGTGCATGAGGCCGTGCTGGCGGATTTCGAGGATTTGTCGGGCTATGAAGCCTATGTGTGCGGTGCGCCGGCCATGGTGGATGCGGCCCGAAAGTCGTTCTCAGCCAGGGGGTTGCCCGAGGACGCCTTCTTTTCCGATTCCTTCGATTTCCAGCCGTCCACCTGA
- a CDS encoding SDR family oxidoreductase yields the protein MHAVVHRPGKHLALAGPAGAVAATVGQGKAGVEGGAQQSLALVDGKLMAAGLYRDLVRHQTILSNTLHMRILIVGCGDVGLRAARLLRGHARLYALARSRERHDELRAAGVTPIGGDLDDRKSLARIAALADRVLHFAPPPTEGETDPRTKRLLAALGRASLSVSLVYISTSGVYGDCSGAVVPETWPSRPNNTRAKRRADAEARLRRFGSGGPRVSILRAPGIYAQDRMPAERVKKGLPAILAKDDVYTNHIHADDLARLAVTALFRGRPNRLYNAVDDSGLKMGDWFDVVADHLDLPRPPRLSRAEVIAAVTPAMRTFLTESRQLSNRRIKKELSFQLRYPTVREGLKHQG from the coding sequence ATGCACGCCGTAGTCCACCGCCCCGGAAAGCACCTTGCCCTTGCAGGCCCCGCAGGCGCCGTTGCGGCAACCGTAGGGCAGGGCAAAGCCGGCGTTGAGGGCGGCGCCCAGCAGAGTCTCGCCCTCGTTGACGGTAAACTGATGGCCGCTGGGCTGTATCGTGACCTGGTAAGACATCAAACAATCCTCTCGAACACACTGCATATGCGAATTCTCATCGTCGGCTGCGGCGACGTGGGCCTGAGGGCAGCCCGGCTACTCCGGGGCCATGCCCGCCTGTATGCCCTGGCCCGGTCCAGGGAACGCCATGACGAACTGCGCGCCGCTGGCGTCACTCCAATTGGGGGCGACCTGGATGACCGCAAGAGCCTGGCCCGCATCGCCGCCCTGGCGGACCGGGTCCTGCACTTCGCGCCGCCCCCCACAGAAGGCGAGACCGACCCTCGGACCAAACGTCTGCTGGCTGCCCTGGGGCGAGCCAGTTTATCAGTGTCGTTGGTCTACATCAGCACCAGCGGCGTCTACGGCGACTGCAGCGGCGCGGTGGTGCCGGAGACCTGGCCTTCCCGCCCCAACAACACCCGCGCCAAACGCCGGGCCGACGCGGAGGCCCGCCTGCGCCGTTTCGGCAGTGGCGGTCCCAGGGTCAGCATCCTGCGGGCACCCGGCATCTACGCTCAGGACCGCATGCCTGCAGAGCGGGTCAAGAAAGGGCTCCCCGCCATCCTTGCCAAGGACGATGTGTACACCAACCACATCCACGCGGATGACCTGGCGCGCCTGGCCGTCACCGCCCTGTTCCGGGGCCGTCCCAACCGGCTCTACAACGCCGTGGACGACAGCGGCCTGAAGATGGGCGACTGGTTCGACGTGGTGGCGGACCACCTGGACCTGCCAAGGCCACCCCGCCTGAGCCGGGCGGAGGTCATCGCCGCCGTCACCCCGGCCATGCGCACGTTTTTGACAGAGTCCCGCCAGCTCTCGAACCGGCGCATCAAGAAAGAATTGAGCTTCCAACTACGCTACCCCACGGTGCGGGAAGGGCTCAAACACCAGGGGTAA
- a CDS encoding DUF1343 domain-containing protein — protein sequence MKFGLDRLLREPELRAPLKGKRMALLAHPASVTEDLTHALDALAALPEIRLTAAFGPQHGLRGDKQDNMMESPDFQDPVHGIPVFSLYGTVRRPTDAMMDTFDVLLVDLQDLGCRIYTFITTLRYVLEAAAQHGKSVWVLDRPNPAGRPVEGLTLRAGWESFVGAGPMPMRHGLTLGELGHWFINELKLDVDYRVIEMQGWQPDAAPGYGWPLVEREWINPSPNAPNLSMARCYAGTVMLEGATLSEGRGTTRPLELFGAPDMDARAVIARMHDLAPQWLQGCRLRECWFEPTFHKHAGRLCSGVQIHVEAGHYNHAAFRPWRLQALAFKALRLLRPEYPLWRDFHYEYEHDRLAIDLINGSELLRRWVDDPSAQPVDLDALTKKDEVAWLNMREAVLLYS from the coding sequence ATGAAATTCGGCCTCGACCGCCTGCTGCGGGAACCTGAACTGCGTGCCCCCCTGAAGGGCAAACGCATGGCCCTGCTGGCCCACCCCGCCTCCGTCACGGAAGACCTGACCCATGCCCTGGATGCCCTGGCGGCCCTGCCGGAGATCAGGCTCACCGCCGCCTTCGGTCCCCAGCACGGCCTGCGGGGCGACAAGCAGGACAACATGATGGAGTCGCCGGATTTCCAGGACCCGGTGCACGGTATCCCCGTGTTCAGCCTGTACGGCACAGTGCGCCGGCCCACGGACGCCATGATGGACACCTTCGACGTGCTGCTGGTGGACCTCCAGGACCTGGGCTGCCGCATCTACACCTTCATCACCACCCTGCGCTACGTGCTGGAAGCCGCCGCGCAGCATGGCAAGAGCGTGTGGGTGCTGGACCGGCCCAACCCCGCCGGTCGTCCCGTGGAGGGCCTGACCCTGCGGGCCGGCTGGGAGAGTTTCGTCGGTGCCGGGCCCATGCCCATGCGCCACGGCCTGACCCTGGGGGAACTGGGCCATTGGTTCATCAATGAACTGAAGCTGGACGTGGACTACCGCGTCATAGAGATGCAGGGCTGGCAGCCGGACGCGGCACCGGGCTACGGCTGGCCCCTGGTTGAGAGGGAGTGGATCAACCCCAGTCCCAACGCACCCAACCTGTCCATGGCGCGCTGCTATGCGGGCACGGTGATGCTGGAAGGCGCCACCCTGTCGGAAGGGCGGGGCACCACCCGGCCCCTGGAGCTATTCGGCGCACCGGACATGGATGCCCGTGCCGTGATTGCCAGGATGCACGACCTGGCGCCCCAGTGGCTGCAGGGCTGCCGCCTTCGGGAATGCTGGTTCGAGCCCACCTTCCACAAGCACGCGGGCCGGTTGTGTTCTGGCGTGCAGATCCATGTGGAGGCGGGGCATTACAACCATGCCGCCTTCCGCCCCTGGCGGCTCCAGGCCCTGGCCTTCAAGGCACTGCGGTTGTTGCGGCCAGAATATCCCCTCTGGCGGGACTTCCACTACGAGTACGAGCACGACCGCCTGGCCATCGACCTCATCAACGGCAGCGAGTTGCTGCGCCGGTGGGTCGATGATCCATCGGCGCAACCCGTTGATCTGGATGCCTTGACTAAGAAAGATGAGGTTGCTTGGTTAAATATGCGGGAAGCAGTGCTTTTGTATAGCTGA